In the Dioscorea cayenensis subsp. rotundata cultivar TDr96_F1 chromosome 12, TDr96_F1_v2_PseudoChromosome.rev07_lg8_w22 25.fasta, whole genome shotgun sequence genome, one interval contains:
- the LOC120273784 gene encoding uncharacterized protein LOC120273784: MGLNILFVLSGVLDVTLFLLKQGLAFRGHDKVFRAVNQNAPGNNQMISPKVQKELANACAAEITCAIIDDVGDNYFSLMIDEARDVLVKKQMGVVLRYVNKNGCVIERFLTMVHVSDTSSISLKNAIDYLFAKHGLSLSRLRG, from the coding sequence ATGGGATTGAATATTCTTTTCGTTTTGAGTGGTGTTTTAGATGTGACACTTTTTCTCTTGAAGCAAGGATTGGCTTTTCGTGGACATGATAAGGTTTTTAGGGCAGTTAATCAAAATGCTCCTGGAAACAATCAAATGATTTCTCCAAAAGTTCAGAAGGAGTTAGCAAATGCTTGTGCAGCGGAGATTACATGTGCTATCATTGATGACGTTGGAGATAACTATTTCTCCCTTATGATTGATGAAGCCAGAGATGTGTTAGTGAAGAAGCAAATGGGAGTTGTTTTGAGATATGTGAATAAGAATGGATGTGTGATAGAGCGGTTCCTCACTATGGTTCATGTGTCAGATACCTCATCCATATCATTGAAGAATGCCATTGACTATCTATTTGCCAAACATGGGTTATCTCTTTCAAGACTGAGAGGATAA
- the LOC120273787 gene encoding uncharacterized protein LOC120273787 — MVASKVLDDLHYNNSFFARVGEVSNAELNRMELELLALLDFGVMVNYWPVGELGSATVRRDMLNFSPDEKEKQPEVMPALQQTAGSVERGSHPGAGSVVAQQKVVTWEIIKDGDPGMQDMRSSSTSGAVSQKVKAMIQASVERGSHVIGGSDVLISNRNLVVEPRFHIAGETAPAADVVHDPVDQRVARGRTRWSLGG; from the coding sequence ATGGTTGCTTCCAAGGTCCTTGATGATTTGCATTACAACAATTCATTCTTTGCGAGAGTTGGAGAGGTGAGCAATGCAGAGCTGAACAGAATGGAGCTGGAATTACTGGCACTGTTGGACTTTGGGGTGATGGTGAACTACTGGCCAGTTGGTGAACTCGGCAGTGCTACTGTGCGGAGGGATATGCTTAATTTCAGCCCAGATGAGAAAGAGAAACAGCCTGAGGTGATGCCTGCTTTGCAGCAGACGGCGGGGTCGGTTGAGCGTGGCTCCCACCCTGGGGCCGGTTCGGTGGTTGCTCAGCAGAAGGTGGTGACCTGGGAGATAATTAAGGACGGTGATCCTGGCATGCAGGATATGCGCTCGTCTAGCACGAGCGGTGCTGTCTCACAGAAGGTGAAGGCGATGATTCAGGCGTCGGTTGAGCGTGGCTCCCACGTCATCGGAGGTTCGGATGTTCTCATCTCGAACAGGAACTTGGTGGTTGAGCCACGCTTCCACATAGCCGGAGAGACGGCACCTGCTGCTGATGTGGTGCATGACCCGGTGGACCAAAGGGTGGCTCGGGGTAGAACCAGGTGGTCGCTTGGCGGCTAG
- the LOC120273953 gene encoding uncharacterized protein LOC120273953, producing the protein MSGDVRLTFDLDGRPVYVQVSILLPHEVDVVAEEEEEFPWPCDVEEEDEGLLSAFFDTMFGDMELPSEIKRLMLAASGEKTDLVVPSPLFGLGVVELGSCPSVIGKLGVVEPCSRPSDLGVHGAVELCSRSSDVDERQAAAFLVIRPVLGIKEGIQAWAL; encoded by the coding sequence ATGAGCGGAGACGTCCGTCTCACGTTTGACCTTGATGGTCGGCCGGTGTACGTGCAAGTGTCTATCCTTCTTCCGCATGAGGTGGACGTGGTGgcggaggaagaggaggagttTCCTTGGCCATGTGATGTcgaggaggaagatgagggGCTGTTGTCGGCATTCTTTGACACGATGTTCGGGGACATGGAGCTTCCCTCCGAGATTAAGCGACTCATGTTGGCTGCCTCGGGGGAGAAAACTGACTTGGTGGTTCCTAGTCCTCTCTTCGGGCTGGGAGTGGTGGAGCTTGGCTCCTGTCCCAGTGTAATTGGTAAACTCGGGGTGGTGGAGCCTTGCTCCCGCCCTAGCGACTTGGGTGTACATGGAGCGGTGGAGCTTTGCTCCCGCTCCAGTGACGTTGATGAGCGCCAGGCGGCGGCGTTTTTAGTGATTCGGCCGGTACTTGGCATCAAGGAAGGGATACAAGCATGGGCATTGTAG